One segment of Candidatus Hydrogenedentota bacterium DNA contains the following:
- a CDS encoding DEAD/DEAH box helicase, producing the protein MNTAALSKPGTLVRARGREWVVLPESTDKLLMVRPLGGLDQEIVGILPKIESVESAAFSLPTRNDLGDFSSGRLLRDAARLSTRAAAGPFRSFARIAVNPHPYQLVPLMMALKLDPVRMLIADDVGIGKTIEAALVARELIDRGEISRLAVLCPPHLAEQWQKELSEKFHIDAELVLSSTIQRLERNLPVGVSVFDRHPFLIVSIDFIKSDRRADDFVLKCPELVIVDEAHGCTVTGGARRGRQQRYNLLKKIAKKPDQHLLLVTATPHSGNEQAFRSLLGLLDDTFIDLPSDLESKEREGIRRKLARHLVQRRRADITQYLDTNTPFPKRLDKEVTYAFNPEYRVLFDDMVNFACELINDTEGSDRRRRVRYWSALALLRCVSSSPAAAVATLKARTELDNHSDDELDEVGSKSVLDQDDVDEVTVVDLSPGADSEEAAEHTRRKLLAFARRAEAFFGASDSKLQTAVVQIKSLIKEGFQPIVFCRFIDTAEYVAKELRSALPDTIEVECITGQLPPTERENRIETLVKKGGDYVLVCTNCLSEGINLQEGFNAVFHYDICWNPTLHEQREGRVDRFGQREPVVRVATYYGADNPIDGVILKVLLRKHKSIKSDLGVTVAVPDSGDQITRTLIEGALFRIKTGGVQDQMEFTFDETVNKAVKTMETKWENAREKERAIRSRFAQNPLDEDTVAKELKSVQEAIGSNDDVERFFCTLLPAAKVAVKEDNKAVTVTINEETPRSLRQAMGSEQSFKGRFHLPLQKGERYLGRTAPIVEGLASWALDQALDSDARDTRAVAARCGVIRTAAVKQRTTLLLARFRYHLQFSRKQEKTLLCEEILPLACTGSPNEDLQWLDVEESEALLTASPDDGLIRTAIDQQLDWLLPALPRFQEALIAIAEGRAEKQLEAHERVRSASKMTGAIHIKPVLPVDILGAYVLLSRL; encoded by the coding sequence ATGAACACAGCCGCTTTATCAAAACCAGGTACCCTCGTACGCGCACGGGGACGCGAGTGGGTCGTACTCCCCGAATCCACGGACAAGCTGCTTATGGTTCGCCCCTTGGGTGGACTCGACCAAGAGATCGTCGGCATCTTGCCGAAGATTGAAAGCGTTGAATCTGCAGCCTTTTCCCTGCCAACGCGCAATGACCTGGGTGATTTCAGTTCGGGACGCCTCCTGCGCGATGCGGCACGGCTCTCCACACGGGCGGCAGCAGGACCCTTCCGAAGTTTCGCAAGGATTGCCGTAAATCCGCACCCCTATCAATTGGTGCCCCTTATGATGGCCTTAAAACTGGATCCCGTGCGAATGCTCATTGCCGACGACGTCGGTATCGGCAAGACCATTGAGGCGGCGCTCGTAGCCCGTGAACTTATCGACCGCGGCGAAATCAGCCGCCTCGCCGTACTCTGCCCGCCCCATTTAGCGGAACAGTGGCAAAAAGAGTTGTCTGAAAAGTTTCATATTGACGCCGAACTTGTGCTCAGCAGCACCATTCAACGGCTCGAACGAAATCTGCCCGTTGGCGTGTCCGTCTTCGACCGTCACCCCTTTCTCATCGTATCCATCGATTTCATTAAATCGGACCGACGGGCGGACGACTTCGTATTGAAATGCCCCGAACTTGTTATCGTAGATGAAGCTCACGGCTGCACCGTCACCGGCGGTGCGCGACGGGGCAGACAGCAACGCTATAATCTCCTTAAAAAAATCGCCAAGAAGCCTGACCAACATCTGCTCCTCGTCACGGCAACGCCCCACAGCGGCAACGAACAAGCCTTTCGATCCTTGCTCGGATTGCTGGACGATACCTTCATCGATTTGCCAAGCGACCTGGAAAGTAAAGAACGCGAAGGAATCCGGCGCAAGCTTGCCCGCCATCTCGTACAACGGCGCCGTGCCGATATCACCCAATATTTGGACACAAACACCCCCTTCCCCAAACGCTTAGACAAGGAAGTGACCTACGCCTTCAATCCGGAATACCGTGTCCTCTTCGATGATATGGTCAACTTCGCCTGTGAACTTATCAACGATACAGAGGGCAGTGACCGCCGCCGCCGCGTGCGCTATTGGTCGGCTCTCGCCCTCCTGCGCTGCGTATCCTCCAGTCCCGCCGCTGCAGTCGCAACACTAAAGGCGCGTACAGAACTGGATAACCACTCCGACGACGAACTGGATGAGGTGGGCTCTAAAAGCGTGCTCGACCAAGATGACGTCGATGAAGTAACTGTCGTAGACCTGAGTCCCGGCGCTGACTCCGAAGAAGCAGCAGAACATACGCGCCGCAAACTCCTTGCCTTTGCCCGGCGTGCGGAAGCCTTTTTCGGAGCTTCCGATAGCAAACTGCAAACAGCCGTGGTGCAAATTAAATCACTGATTAAGGAAGGCTTCCAACCCATTGTGTTTTGCCGATTTATCGACACCGCCGAGTATGTCGCCAAAGAACTGCGCAGCGCCTTGCCCGACACCATCGAGGTCGAATGCATCACCGGTCAACTGCCCCCGACGGAACGGGAAAATCGTATTGAAACGCTGGTCAAAAAGGGTGGGGATTATGTCTTGGTATGCACCAATTGTTTGTCGGAAGGCATCAATCTCCAGGAAGGCTTCAATGCCGTCTTCCACTATGACATCTGTTGGAATCCCACCCTGCATGAACAGCGCGAAGGGCGTGTCGATCGATTCGGACAACGGGAACCCGTGGTGCGCGTCGCTACCTATTACGGCGCTGACAACCCCATTGACGGCGTGATCCTGAAAGTACTGCTCCGCAAACACAAAAGTATCAAGAGCGACCTCGGCGTAACCGTCGCCGTCCCTGATTCCGGTGATCAAATTACGCGCACCCTCATCGAAGGCGCCCTCTTCCGCATAAAAACAGGAGGCGTCCAAGACCAGATGGAATTCACTTTCGACGAGACCGTAAACAAAGCCGTTAAGACCATGGAAACAAAGTGGGAAAACGCACGGGAAAAAGAACGTGCCATTCGCTCACGCTTTGCCCAAAACCCCCTCGACGAAGATACCGTCGCAAAGGAACTTAAAAGTGTTCAGGAAGCCATTGGCAGCAACGACGATGTGGAGCGTTTCTTCTGCACCCTCCTCCCCGCTGCAAAAGTGGCGGTTAAAGAAGACAACAAGGCGGTAACGGTCACGATCAACGAAGAAACGCCCCGTTCCCTGCGCCAAGCCATGGGCAGTGAACAATCCTTCAAAGGACGCTTTCATCTGCCTCTCCAAAAAGGAGAACGCTACCTCGGCCGTACCGCTCCCATCGTGGAAGGCTTAGCAAGCTGGGCACTGGATCAGGCACTCGACTCGGACGCCCGGGATACCCGTGCCGTCGCCGCCCGCTGCGGGGTGATCCGAACGGCTGCCGTAAAGCAGCGAACCACCTTGCTTTTGGCACGCTTTCGCTATCATCTTCAATTCTCGAGAAAGCAGGAGAAGACGCTTTTATGTGAGGAAATTCTGCCCCTCGCCTGTACCGGCTCCCCGAATGAGGATCTTCAATGGCTTGACGTGGAAGAAAGCGAGGCATTGCTGACCGCCAGCCCCGATGATGGTCTCATCCGGACTGCCATAGACCAGCAGCTGGATTGGCTCCTGCCCGCCCTTCCCCGCTTCCAAGAGGCATTGATTGCCATAGCCGAAGGGCGCGCCGAAAAACAGCTGGAAGCCCACGAGCGTGTTCGCAGCGCTTCAAAGATGACGGGCGCCATTCACATTAAACCTGTACTCCCCGTGGACATTCTCGGGGCCTATGTACTGTTATCGAGGCTTTGA
- a CDS encoding N-6 DNA methylase produces MTRRTQEFETIHSEGGLLPPDLLRKIIGTNEKLPGKEPRDYHIPQGNRLNESITHSWNRLRSHWTEFREAAKDLNEGEAATGLTNDKWNIPLLRELGFGILPTVPGPEIDGRSYAINRFYGATPIHLVGCGVNLDRRSAGVRGAAAVNPHGLVQEFLNRSEGHLWAILSNGFRFRILRDNQALSRQSYLEFDLYSMFSGEVYSDFVLFWLLAHATRFSPREEGNTASTFLEDWTAIAAEEGTRALESLRGGVEKALQTLGQGLVGHRRNSALRDALRSEALSLKTLHEQLLRIVYRMIFLFVAEDRSLDGVSLLHPPDDSEEGREKRARYAAHYSMARLRHLAGQINGSRHGDLWQQFNLVVGALSGNEAFAHAREELALPALGSDLWSPKSTDRLNAASLTGGAGVELANVDFLDTIRHLAFTHQNKNLQPVDYKNLGSEEFGGVYESFLSLTPQISGDNKLFSFKEFAGNERKTSGSYYTPSSLVQALLDSALDPVVEETLKKKKGKDAEKALLALKVCDPSCGSGHFLVGAAHRLARHLARVRAHGAGESEPSPAIYQHALRDVITHCLYGVDINPMAVELCKVTLWLEALEPGKPLSFLDHHIQWGNSLFGTTPALLAQGIPDEAFTAIEGDDKIYCQKYKKQNKDERETGQMYLEQAMPWERLGNLATALYDMDTIRDDTLEGVQQKEARYAELVGSDSYRSARLLADAWCAAFVWKKEKDEALPFPITQDILRRIEGNPHWTPKWMEREIQDLAEYYQFFHWHLAFPTVFQPLPQSEVARHDKGAQKDDPQGWTGGFDVVLGNPPWERVKIQEKEWFAERKPEIASAANAAARKAMIKKLKTEQPQLYQDFKKDLRKAEGESHFLRNSGRYPLCGRGDINLYPIFAEANRSLLQPQGSVGCILPTGISTDATTQIFFQELIESRSLISLFDFENRMNIFPGVHRSMKFCLFTVGSPSTQRLTQEIEFTFFAHTTEDLRDPERRFTLSPEEITLLNPNTRTCPTFRTRADAELNKAIYRRIPILIREKQDNKPETNLWGIKFGTMFHMANDSGLFHTRDQLEEQGGHLKGNIFSTPAKNYLPLYEAKLLHHYDHRFASYKDDSGQGKKTETYNITEAEKDDPHAVILPRYWLAEEHITAKLRRKVDVGNTRAENAGKELFDTTLRSTAIRDSLNSHDANSIIQAEQQEKLDLTKEWMLGLRRITHATNQRTVIASLLPAVGFGDSGIVVSMRWLPSVQWSKKTILPDEIPSQEAAAALLMGAILNSVVLDFCVRNAVGSTQLSHFYIKQFPILSPTDFLTDVFTGTSAAAFIIPRALELSYTAWDMKGLAHDCGYFGPPFRWEEERRFLIRCELDALF; encoded by the coding sequence ATGACACGACGTACCCAAGAATTCGAGACCATCCATTCCGAAGGCGGACTTTTACCCCCCGATCTGCTCCGGAAAATTATTGGTACCAACGAAAAACTGCCCGGCAAGGAGCCCCGCGATTACCACATCCCCCAAGGGAACAGGCTCAACGAAAGCATTACCCACTCTTGGAATAGACTCCGCAGCCACTGGACCGAATTCCGCGAAGCTGCAAAAGATCTTAACGAAGGAGAAGCCGCTACGGGACTGACCAACGACAAATGGAATATCCCGCTCCTCCGGGAACTGGGCTTTGGGATACTGCCCACCGTTCCCGGCCCCGAAATCGACGGGCGCAGCTATGCCATCAACCGCTTCTATGGCGCAACGCCCATTCACCTTGTAGGCTGCGGTGTCAATCTTGACCGACGCAGCGCAGGCGTGCGGGGCGCTGCCGCCGTCAATCCCCACGGACTGGTACAGGAATTCCTCAACCGCAGTGAAGGCCATCTGTGGGCGATCCTGTCCAATGGATTCCGGTTTCGGATCTTACGAGATAACCAAGCCCTATCCCGTCAATCCTACCTCGAATTCGATCTCTATTCTATGTTTTCCGGAGAAGTCTACTCTGACTTCGTATTGTTTTGGCTCCTTGCCCATGCTACGCGATTCAGTCCCCGTGAAGAAGGGAACACTGCAAGCACTTTTTTAGAAGACTGGACTGCAATCGCTGCGGAAGAGGGGACCCGAGCACTGGAGTCGCTGCGCGGCGGTGTCGAAAAAGCCCTTCAAACACTGGGCCAAGGTCTTGTCGGCCATCGCCGTAACAGCGCCTTAAGAGATGCGCTGCGCAGTGAAGCGCTCTCCCTCAAAACCTTGCACGAGCAGCTCCTGCGCATCGTCTACCGCATGATCTTTTTGTTTGTGGCAGAAGACCGTAGCCTCGACGGCGTCTCTCTCCTGCATCCCCCCGATGATTCCGAAGAGGGCAGAGAAAAGCGCGCACGCTATGCCGCCCACTACAGCATGGCACGGCTCCGCCACTTGGCGGGGCAGATCAACGGAAGCCGTCACGGCGACCTCTGGCAGCAATTCAATCTTGTGGTAGGCGCCTTGTCCGGCAATGAGGCCTTTGCCCATGCCCGGGAAGAACTCGCCCTGCCCGCTCTCGGCAGTGATCTCTGGTCTCCAAAAAGCACCGACCGGCTCAACGCAGCCTCCTTGACCGGAGGCGCCGGTGTGGAGCTGGCGAACGTGGACTTCCTCGACACGATCCGCCATTTAGCCTTCACCCATCAAAACAAGAACTTACAGCCCGTGGATTACAAAAACCTCGGCTCCGAAGAATTCGGCGGCGTCTATGAGAGTTTCCTGTCCCTCACCCCCCAAATCAGCGGGGACAACAAACTATTTAGCTTTAAAGAATTTGCAGGCAATGAACGCAAGACCTCCGGCTCCTACTACACCCCAAGCAGCCTCGTACAAGCGCTCCTGGACTCTGCCCTTGATCCCGTCGTGGAAGAGACCCTCAAAAAGAAGAAGGGAAAAGACGCGGAAAAGGCGCTCCTTGCCCTCAAGGTCTGCGACCCCTCCTGCGGCTCCGGCCATTTCCTTGTCGGCGCAGCCCACCGCCTCGCACGCCATTTGGCCCGTGTCCGCGCCCACGGCGCCGGAGAAAGCGAGCCTTCCCCCGCCATCTATCAACACGCCCTGCGCGATGTCATCACCCACTGCCTCTACGGCGTTGATATCAACCCCATGGCCGTCGAACTCTGTAAAGTTACTCTCTGGCTCGAAGCACTCGAACCCGGAAAGCCCCTCTCTTTCTTAGACCATCACATTCAATGGGGCAACAGCCTGTTCGGAACGACCCCTGCCCTCCTTGCTCAAGGCATCCCGGACGAGGCCTTCACCGCCATTGAAGGGGACGACAAAATCTATTGTCAGAAGTATAAGAAACAAAACAAGGATGAACGTGAAACGGGACAGATGTATCTGGAACAAGCAATGCCCTGGGAACGCTTGGGAAATCTTGCCACAGCCCTATACGACATGGACACCATTCGGGATGATACCCTTGAAGGCGTTCAACAAAAAGAAGCACGATATGCCGAGCTCGTTGGATCCGACAGCTATCGCTCAGCACGACTCCTTGCTGATGCGTGGTGCGCCGCCTTTGTCTGGAAAAAAGAGAAAGACGAAGCACTTCCCTTCCCCATTACACAGGATATCCTACGGCGAATTGAAGGCAATCCCCATTGGACTCCGAAATGGATGGAAAGAGAGATCCAGGACTTGGCAGAATACTACCAATTCTTCCACTGGCACCTTGCTTTTCCCACTGTTTTTCAACCCCTGCCCCAAAGCGAAGTTGCCCGCCATGACAAGGGAGCGCAGAAAGACGACCCCCAAGGATGGACAGGCGGCTTTGACGTCGTCCTCGGCAATCCACCGTGGGAACGGGTGAAGATTCAAGAAAAAGAGTGGTTTGCAGAACGAAAACCGGAAATTGCAAGTGCTGCCAATGCTGCCGCACGAAAAGCCATGATAAAAAAGCTCAAAACCGAGCAACCCCAACTCTATCAAGACTTTAAAAAAGATCTGCGCAAAGCGGAAGGAGAAAGCCATTTTTTGCGCAACAGCGGACGCTATCCCCTATGCGGACGAGGCGATATTAATCTTTACCCTATCTTTGCAGAAGCAAACCGCAGTTTGCTCCAGCCCCAAGGCAGCGTGGGCTGTATCTTGCCCACAGGCATTTCGACCGACGCCACCACACAAATCTTTTTCCAAGAACTAATAGAAAGCAGATCCCTCATTAGTCTCTTTGATTTTGAAAATCGTATGAATATCTTTCCCGGGGTACACCGCAGTATGAAGTTCTGCCTCTTTACGGTAGGCTCACCATCCACCCAGCGCTTAACCCAAGAAATAGAATTCACCTTTTTTGCCCACACGACAGAGGATCTGCGCGATCCCGAGCGGCGTTTCACCTTGTCACCGGAAGAAATCACCTTGCTCAATCCCAACACGCGAACCTGTCCCACCTTCCGAACCCGCGCCGACGCCGAACTCAACAAAGCCATCTATAGACGTATTCCTATACTCATCCGAGAAAAACAAGACAATAAACCGGAAACGAACCTTTGGGGTATTAAATTTGGAACAATGTTCCATATGGCGAACGACTCAGGACTTTTCCACACCCGTGACCAGTTAGAGGAGCAGGGGGGACACCTGAAAGGAAACATATTTTCTACGCCCGCCAAAAATTATTTGCCCCTCTATGAGGCGAAACTCCTGCATCACTATGACCACAGATTCGCGTCTTATAAAGACGATAGCGGTCAGGGCAAGAAAACCGAGACTTACAATATCACTGAGGCGGAAAAAGATGATCCCCACGCCGTCATTCTTCCACGGTACTGGCTTGCAGAGGAACATATTACAGCAAAACTACGCCGTAAGGTAGATGTTGGCAATACACGCGCTGAAAACGCGGGAAAAGAGCTATTTGATACCACATTGCGTAGTACCGCAATACGGGATTCGTTGAACTCTCATGATGCCAATTCAATAATACAAGCTGAGCAACAAGAGAAGCTTGACTTAACGAAGGAATGGATGCTTGGTTTACGTCGGATAACTCACGCCACGAACCAGCGGACGGTAATAGCCTCGCTTCTTCCCGCTGTTGGGTTTGGAGACTCAGGCATAGTTGTTTCCATGCGTTGGCTTCCGTCTGTCCAATGGTCAAAGAAAACAATCTTACCTGATGAAATTCCCTCTCAAGAAGCGGCTGCTGCCTTGCTGATGGGCGCAATTCTTAACAGTGTAGTCTTAGATTTTTGCGTTCGAAATGCAGTGGGTAGTACGCAATTAAGCCATTTTTATATCAAGCAATTCCCCATCCTATCCCCTACCGACTTTCTAACTGATGTTTTCACCGGGACTTCTGCCGCTGCCTTTATTATCCCGCGGGCGCTCGAATTGAGCTACACGGCATGGGATATGAAAGGGCTTGCCCATGATTGCGGTTACTTTGGACCGCCCTTCCGATGGGAGGAAGAGCGCCGCTTTCTGATCCGCTGCGAGCTGGACGCCTTGTTT